A window of Syntrophaceae bacterium genomic DNA:
CGGGGGCGGCGAGGCCGGCCAGCGCCGCCAGCGTGACGGCCAGCAGGATTGCATTCCGAATGGCTTTCTTCATGGCTACCGGTTCCTGTTTGGGTTTCTGTGCATGGCCGCGCCCCGGGGGGCCTCACGGCCCTCGACGAGCTCGGAGAGCGGCACGAAGCGGATGCCCGCCGCGGACAACCGGGGGACCGCTTCCTCCAGGGCGCTCACCGTCTCCGGGTAGGGGTGACCGATCAGCAGCAGCTCGCTCCGCGCATCCCGGCTGTCGAGGAGCCTCTCGAGGCGCATCGCGGCCCGGCTAGGGTCCTCGGCCTCGTCGAGAAAGAGGTCCCGCTCGGCGAACCGCAGGGCTTGCTCCGCGGCCAGCTCCCGCGCAACAGAGGCCTCCGTCGTCCGGCTGTCCACGAAGTAGAGCCCTCTGTCCCGCAGCACGCCGAAGACGACCCGCAGCGCCTCCCGATCCTCCATGAACTTCGATCCCATGTGGTTGTTCACGCCCTTTGCGTGCGGCACGGCCTGCAGGTCTTCCAGGAGGGTCCGCCGGATTTCGCTCGCCGTCATGGAGGCAAACAGGGCGCCCCGGCCGGGGTCCCGCTCGGGCCAGCCGTGGGGTTCCATGGGAAGGTGCAGGAGAACCTCCCGGCCCGCCCGATGGATGGCGTCAGCGCAGGATCGGGCGTGGGGGGCGTGCGGCAGCACCGAAAAGGCCAAGGGGGCCTTGATGGCCAGCAGCTTTCCCAGCGCGTCGGGATCGTGGCCGATGTCGTCGATGACGATGGCGACCCGTTTGCCCGCGGTGCCCTTTTCGCCGGACGGGACCGTGCCGTGCCTGTCCGGGGCGGCACG
This region includes:
- a CDS encoding divergent polysaccharide deacetylase family protein gives rise to the protein MKRRKKRRSTESLGTRLSLILLVACITGLIALWLIPEGGRQDGAPPPPPSKEPAGKTPRAAPDRHGTVPSGEKGTAGKRVAIVIDDIGHDPDALGKLLAIKAPLAFSVLPHAPHARSCADAIHRAGREVLLHLPMEPHGWPERDPGRGALFASMTASEIRRTLLEDLQAVPHAKGVNNHMGSKFMEDREALRVVFGVLRDRGLYFVDSRTTEASVARELAAEQALRFAERDLFLDEAEDPSRAAMRLERLLDSRDARSELLLIGHPYPETVSALEEAVPRLSAAGIRFVPLSELVEGREAPRGAAMHRNPNRNR